The Thermodesulfobacteriota bacterium genome includes a region encoding these proteins:
- a CDS encoding stage 0 sporulation family protein, which translates to MRLVGVRFKKACRVYTFDAGELECGLGDWLVVETERGMALGQVAAPPREASQAPPSLRKVLRRAEDRDILRYEQNCELEGYAHQFCTERIRETGLPMKLVDVEYLFDGSKAIFYFTSESRVDFRDLVRDLARQFHTRIEMRQIGVRDEAKLVGGVGCCGRELCCATFLTDFAPISVRMAKDQNVSLNPGKISGICGRLMCCLSYEHQMYRKLGQEMPKLGKVVQTPRGEGRVVRRNVLEGTFVLAGEGREFEVTVDEYHGRVSVLPEEPLPEEPVDAPAEGRPRQGRPRRERPGRPERRDRAPREGQLRPEGQPRPEGQNAAAQPHTGAPEPAATAAEPQGSGAGQTPAVAPAESPVVTSGEERGPGSRRRRSRRKRKGPPPAERKSDG; encoded by the coding sequence GTGAGACTCGTCGGAGTTCGCTTCAAGAAGGCTTGCCGCGTCTACACCTTCGACGCGGGAGAGCTGGAGTGCGGCCTGGGGGACTGGCTGGTGGTGGAGACCGAGCGGGGCATGGCGCTGGGGCAGGTGGCCGCCCCCCCCCGAGAGGCCTCCCAGGCTCCTCCGAGCCTGCGCAAGGTGCTGCGCCGGGCCGAGGACCGGGACATCCTGCGCTACGAGCAGAACTGCGAGCTCGAAGGGTACGCCCACCAGTTCTGCACCGAGCGCATCCGGGAGACGGGGCTCCCCATGAAGCTCGTGGACGTGGAGTATCTCTTCGACGGCTCCAAGGCCATCTTCTATTTCACGTCCGAGAGCCGGGTGGACTTTCGCGACCTGGTGCGCGACCTGGCGCGCCAGTTCCATACCCGCATCGAGATGCGGCAGATCGGGGTGCGCGACGAGGCCAAGCTCGTGGGCGGCGTGGGGTGCTGCGGCAGGGAGCTGTGCTGCGCCACCTTTCTCACCGACTTCGCCCCCATCAGCGTACGCATGGCCAAGGATCAGAACGTCTCCCTGAATCCCGGGAAAATATCCGGCATCTGCGGCCGCCTCATGTGCTGTCTCTCCTACGAGCACCAGATGTACCGGAAGCTCGGCCAGGAGATGCCCAAGCTCGGCAAGGTCGTGCAGACGCCCCGGGGAGAGGGGCGGGTGGTGCGGCGCAACGTGCTCGAGGGCACCTTCGTGCTGGCCGGGGAGGGGCGGGAGTTCGAGGTCACGGTGGACGAGTACCACGGGCGCGTGTCCGTGCTTCCAGAGGAGCCCCTGCCGGAGGAGCCTGTCGATGCCCCTGCCGAGGGGCGCCCGCGGCAGGGGCGGCCTCGCCGGGAGAGACCCGGTCGGCCCGAGCGAAGGGACCGGGCGCCCCGGGAGGGGCAGCTACGACCGGAGGGCCAGCCCCGGCCGGAGGGCCAGAATGCAGCGGCGCAACCCCACACGGGTGCTCCCGAGCCCGCAGCCACCGCCGCCGAGCCCCAGGGCAGTGGCGCCGGGCAGACGCCGGCGGTTGCCCCCGCTGAATCCCCGGTCGTGACCTCCGGGGAGGAGCGCGGCCCCGGGAGCCGCCGCAGGCGGAGCCGCCGCAAGCGCAAAGGTCCCCCACCCGCCGAGAGGAAGAGCGATGGCTGA
- the metG gene encoding methionine--tRNA ligase codes for MAETFYVTTPIYYVNDVPHIGHAYTTVACDALARYKRAAGCRVFFLTGTDEHGQKVEKAAAERGEKPIDLADRVVTRFQKLWETLEISHTRFVRTTEEAHRRSVHELFRRIQARGDAYLGEYEDWYCTPCETFWTESQLMEGNCPDCNRPTERLKEPSYFFRMSKYQQALLDHIDRHPDFVQPVSRRNEIVSFVKEGLRDLSISRTSFSWGIPVPGDPEHVIYVWFDALINYITGLGFPDEGGDFAAFWPQAVHVIGKDILRFHTVYWPTFLLSAGLPLPRKVFAHGWWTVEGKKMSKSLGNVVDPGAMAAEYGVDAFRYFLLREVPFGLDGDFSREALIHRINADLANDLGNLVSRVLAMLDKYRQGVVPRVVSFGSEALDEELRDSLTGVLEAVDQAMGELAFHKALTAIWGYVGLVNRYVDATAPWTLAKDPGRAGRLDQVLYNACEALRAVGLLVFPFLPKTGRELWRRLGVQRPADEGRLEELRDWGGLPAGVQTERGESLFPRIERA; via the coding sequence ATGGCTGAGACCTTCTACGTCACGACGCCCATCTATTACGTCAACGACGTGCCCCACATCGGCCACGCCTACACCACCGTAGCCTGCGATGCCCTGGCCCGGTACAAGCGGGCGGCGGGCTGCCGGGTGTTCTTCCTCACGGGCACCGACGAGCACGGCCAGAAGGTGGAGAAAGCCGCCGCAGAGCGGGGGGAGAAGCCCATCGACCTGGCGGACCGGGTGGTGACGCGCTTCCAAAAGCTCTGGGAAACGCTGGAAATCTCCCACACCCGGTTCGTTCGCACCACCGAGGAGGCCCACCGGCGCTCCGTGCACGAGCTCTTCCGCCGCATCCAGGCCCGGGGCGACGCCTACCTGGGGGAGTACGAGGATTGGTATTGCACCCCCTGTGAGACCTTCTGGACCGAGAGCCAGCTCATGGAGGGCAACTGTCCCGACTGCAACCGGCCCACCGAGCGATTGAAGGAGCCCAGCTACTTCTTTCGCATGTCGAAGTACCAGCAGGCGCTCCTCGACCACATCGACCGGCACCCCGACTTCGTCCAGCCGGTGAGCCGGAGAAACGAGATCGTCTCCTTCGTGAAGGAGGGCCTGCGCGACCTCTCCATCTCGCGCACGAGCTTCTCCTGGGGCATCCCCGTGCCGGGGGACCCCGAGCACGTGATCTACGTGTGGTTCGACGCCCTCATCAACTACATCACGGGCCTGGGGTTTCCCGACGAAGGGGGCGACTTCGCCGCCTTCTGGCCCCAGGCCGTCCACGTGATCGGCAAGGACATCCTGCGCTTCCACACCGTCTACTGGCCCACCTTCCTCCTGAGCGCCGGCCTGCCGCTTCCCCGGAAGGTCTTTGCCCACGGGTGGTGGACGGTGGAGGGCAAGAAGATGTCCAAGAGCCTCGGCAACGTGGTGGACCCGGGGGCCATGGCGGCCGAGTACGGGGTGGACGCCTTCCGGTATTTTCTGCTCCGGGAGGTGCCGTTCGGGCTCGACGGCGACTTCAGCCGCGAAGCCCTGATCCACCGGATCAACGCGGACCTGGCCAACGACCTCGGGAACCTGGTCTCCCGGGTGCTGGCCATGCTCGACAAGTACCGCCAGGGGGTCGTCCCGCGGGTCGTCTCCTTCGGGAGCGAGGCCCTGGACGAGGAGCTGCGCGACAGCCTCACGGGCGTCCTGGAGGCCGTGGACCAGGCCATGGGGGAGCTGGCCTTCCACAAGGCGCTCACTGCGATCTGGGGATACGTGGGCCTCGTGAACCGGTACGTGGACGCCACCGCGCCCTGGACCCTGGCCAAGGACCCGGGACGGGCCGGCCGGCTCGACCAGGTTCTCTACAACGCCTGCGAGGCCCTGCGGGCGGTGGGGCTCCTGGTCTTCCCGTTCCTGCCCAAGACCGGGCGGGAGCTGTGGCGGCGGCTGGGGGTGCAGCGACCCGCCGACGAGGGGCGGCTCGAGGAGCTCCGGGACTGGGGCGGCCTGCCCGCAGGGGTGCAGACCGAGCGGGGGGAGAGCCTCTTTCCCCGGATCGAGCGGGCGTGA
- a CDS encoding TatD family hydrolase, with product MIVDTHAHLTEAGLRADLPGVLARARDAGVGAVITVGVDPRDSRAAVALARANPGVWATVGVHPHDAAGLTGADLDDLADLARAPEVVAWGEVGLDFYRNRSPRADQERWFREQVVRARELGLPLVVHDREAHAETLGILRDEARGGLRGVFHCFSGDEAFAREVLALGFHLSIPGTVTYPRNEELRRVVAAAPLERVLLETDCPYLTPEPLRGKRNEPAFVVHTAGEVARLRGLELEDVARVTTRASRELFGVGEAEGPRLAYPIRRSLYLNVTDRCTNRCAFCAKNRSREVKGHDLTLAREPGVEEVLSAVEGEGGAAAWDEVVFCGFGEPLLRLDAVLALARELRRRGARRIRVNTDGLASLVHGRDVAAELAGLVDAVSVSLNAPDAATYERLCRPAVEGAYPAVLAFLRRARECLPEVTATVVAVPGIDLEACRRVAHELGVGFRVREYDEVG from the coding sequence GTGATCGTCGACACCCATGCCCACCTCACCGAGGCGGGCCTGCGCGCCGACCTCCCGGGCGTCCTCGCCCGAGCCCGGGATGCGGGGGTGGGGGCGGTCATAACGGTGGGGGTCGACCCGAGGGACAGCCGGGCGGCGGTGGCACTGGCCCGGGCGAACCCGGGGGTGTGGGCCACGGTGGGGGTGCACCCCCACGACGCGGCGGGTCTGACCGGGGCGGACCTGGACGACCTGGCGGACCTGGCCCGCGCCCCCGAGGTGGTGGCCTGGGGGGAGGTGGGCCTCGACTTCTACCGCAACCGCTCTCCCCGGGCCGACCAGGAGCGGTGGTTTCGGGAGCAGGTGGTGCGTGCCCGGGAGCTGGGGCTTCCCCTGGTGGTCCACGACCGGGAGGCCCACGCCGAGACCCTTGGGATCCTCCGGGACGAGGCCCGGGGGGGGCTGCGGGGCGTCTTCCACTGCTTTTCGGGGGACGAGGCCTTCGCCCGGGAAGTGCTGGCCCTGGGGTTCCACCTCTCGATCCCGGGGACCGTGACGTACCCGCGCAACGAGGAGCTCCGGCGGGTGGTGGCCGCGGCGCCCCTGGAACGGGTGCTCCTGGAAACGGACTGCCCCTACCTGACGCCCGAGCCCCTGCGGGGCAAGCGCAACGAGCCGGCGTTCGTCGTCCACACGGCCGGGGAGGTCGCCCGCCTGCGGGGCCTCGAGCTCGAAGACGTGGCCCGGGTCACCACGCGGGCCAGCCGGGAGCTCTTCGGGGTGGGAGAGGCCGAGGGCCCCCGGCTCGCGTACCCGATCCGCCGCAGCCTCTACCTGAACGTGACGGACCGGTGCACCAACCGGTGCGCGTTTTGCGCCAAGAACAGGTCGCGGGAGGTCAAGGGCCACGACCTGACCCTGGCCCGGGAGCCCGGGGTGGAGGAGGTCCTCTCGGCGGTGGAGGGGGAGGGGGGTGCCGCCGCCTGGGATGAGGTGGTCTTCTGCGGCTTCGGTGAGCCCCTGCTGCGGCTCGACGCCGTGCTGGCCCTGGCCCGGGAGCTCCGCCGCCGGGGCGCCCGCCGCATCCGGGTCAACACCGACGGGCTCGCGAGCCTCGTCCACGGGCGCGACGTGGCCGCCGAGCTCGCGGGGCTAGTGGACGCCGTATCCGTGAGCCTCAACGCCCCCGACGCGGCGACCTACGAGCGGCTGTGCCGGCCGGCGGTGGAAGGGGCCTACCCGGCGGTGCTCGCCTTCCTGCGCCGGGCCCGGGAGTGCCTGCCCGAGGTGACGGCTACGGTCGTGGCGGTGCCCGGAATCGACCTGGAGGCCTGCCGGCGGGTGGCACACGAGCTGGGAGTGGGGTTTCGGGTTCGAGAATACGACGAGGTGGGGTAG
- the greA gene encoding transcription elongation factor GreA, producing MSRSPMTRDGYARIREELEKLKREDRVQIIKEIQAARSHGDISENAEYHAAREKQGWIEAKIRDLETRLASSEIVDVSPGPKERVVFGAWVRLEDVETGEEKVYHIVGPHESDVDQGRISISSPLGRAMLGKETGEEVVVKAPGRTMQYEVLEIFD from the coding sequence ATGAGTCGTTCCCCCATGACCCGCGACGGGTATGCGCGCATCCGGGAGGAGCTGGAGAAGCTCAAGCGGGAGGACCGGGTGCAGATCATCAAGGAGATCCAGGCCGCCCGATCCCACGGCGACATCTCGGAAAACGCCGAGTACCACGCGGCCCGGGAGAAACAGGGGTGGATCGAGGCCAAGATCCGCGACCTGGAGACGCGCCTGGCGAGCTCGGAGATCGTCGACGTGAGCCCCGGCCCCAAAGAACGGGTGGTCTTCGGCGCCTGGGTGCGCCTGGAGGACGTGGAGACCGGGGAGGAGAAGGTCTACCACATCGTCGGGCCCCACGAGTCCGACGTGGACCAGGGCCGCATCTCCATCTCGTCCCCCCTGGGCCGGGCCATGCTCGGCAAGGAAACCGGAGAAGAGGTCGTGGTGAAGGCGCCCGGCCGCACGATGCAGTACGAGGTGCTGGAGATCTTCGACTGA